Below is a window of Gammaproteobacteria bacterium DNA.
AGCCGTGTAAAAGCGTCATGCGCGGGAGGAGCGTTAATTATCGGGGAGACTTTGGCAGCCTCCGTGCAACTATAATTACGCGGGGTGGCGATTAAAAACTGGATGTAATCGTATGCACTGCATTTGGGATGGTTCATTGTTGTATTTTTAGGACTTACGCATTGACAGGAGCCGTAGAATATGTGTATCCAGAAGACATCCTGATAGGGAACACTGTGCCATGGTACGTGAAATAAGCCGC
It encodes the following:
- a CDS encoding hypothetical protein (Evidence 5 : Unknown function); the encoded protein is MNHPKCSAYDYIQFLIATPRNYSCTEAAKVSPIINAPPAHDAFTRLLSRKEPNSDELWLEVLICALVRGQGAE